The following coding sequences lie in one Deltaproteobacteria bacterium genomic window:
- a CDS encoding S8 family serine peptidase: protein MINSRTPELQNSKGAAPAFRLALVMLGASLGAASGCRSSDVASQVRPQFAWVAEAASIVPAEIQALARPLLARTERLIHSVTKAFPLRGQTVYRLVAFDEVTQATRKFAVDAAGAIVDFESLVKQEQATYRARYGVLDEALQARLLRSTATREAVEIRYRPTGHPPLRPASGALLSEAAHEAALNAFIGPNASTLAEEIIADGGRVISRNRYAPIIEAELPPALLLGKYKTHPLIEAIVRSVKGDPVVRGAEISTVDLNLRPAFHYNNYYGTGVMVGITGESGSDSQPSARCGIYFGNPWLVFSGEHHKVTPNTCTTSADCATVCASFGNPGSCAGGHCTIFHATAIAGMIGHTYNVISPRQAPAVQVFNVNEPFTVTPHQDALAWLFSHGVRVTSKSWGGPVNIYAQDYYSILGLTTVELAGNAADGYRGEDVMAGCHSANTLCIGAYTTTTSFWDTTNTKNRAICTKWTFGCDREEPHLTLHGANATTTHWDPADADGLVTGSGTSLATPAAAGLVALLQQRWPTPFLSWPEAVRATLMASATIDVLPVPEMPGKTYSDYLWPDERDGAGVPNAIRVESMMNNLRVRTHTINKTTSFDGNGEMLLMRVYLTAGQRLRSVISWDACPDATVVDPAANGTHADLDLRIRRVGTGEVIRDAASYDGSYEITEFVAPTADHYDLVLQRFGWNACGALPVDTTYLGFAYDVR from the coding sequence ATGATCAACTCCAGAACTCCAGAACTCCAGAACTCTAAGGGTGCTGCGCCTGCATTTCGTCTTGCCCTCGTGATGCTGGGGGCCAGTCTCGGTGCGGCCTCCGGTTGTCGATCGAGCGACGTCGCGTCGCAGGTGAGGCCTCAGTTCGCCTGGGTCGCCGAGGCGGCGTCAATCGTGCCGGCCGAAATTCAAGCCCTCGCTCGACCGCTGCTCGCTCGCACGGAACGCTTGATACACTCCGTGACCAAGGCGTTTCCGCTACGGGGCCAGACCGTGTACCGGCTCGTGGCCTTCGATGAGGTAACGCAGGCCACCCGGAAATTCGCCGTGGACGCTGCCGGGGCTATCGTCGACTTCGAGTCGCTGGTGAAGCAGGAGCAGGCGACCTATCGCGCGCGCTACGGTGTCCTCGACGAGGCCCTGCAGGCTCGGCTGCTCAGGTCGACCGCTACGAGGGAGGCCGTTGAGATACGGTACCGGCCGACCGGGCATCCGCCCCTTCGACCCGCCTCGGGCGCTCTCCTGAGCGAAGCAGCGCATGAAGCGGCCCTCAATGCGTTCATAGGCCCGAACGCGTCAACACTTGCAGAGGAGATCATCGCCGACGGAGGCCGCGTGATCTCTCGCAACCGGTACGCCCCGATCATCGAGGCCGAGCTACCGCCAGCCCTTCTTCTCGGCAAGTACAAGACGCACCCACTCATCGAAGCTATCGTGCGCTCCGTGAAGGGCGATCCCGTTGTGCGCGGGGCCGAGATCTCGACGGTCGACCTGAACCTCCGCCCAGCGTTCCACTACAACAACTACTACGGCACAGGGGTCATGGTCGGAATTACGGGCGAGTCCGGTTCGGACTCCCAACCAAGCGCCCGTTGCGGCATCTACTTCGGCAACCCCTGGCTCGTCTTTTCCGGTGAGCACCACAAGGTGACGCCGAACACGTGCACTACCAGCGCGGATTGCGCGACGGTCTGCGCGTCGTTTGGCAACCCGGGAAGCTGCGCCGGGGGCCACTGTACCATCTTCCATGCCACGGCCATCGCGGGGATGATCGGGCACACCTACAACGTGATCTCGCCTCGACAAGCCCCTGCGGTCCAGGTCTTCAACGTTAACGAGCCCTTCACGGTCACGCCACATCAGGACGCGTTGGCCTGGTTATTCAGCCACGGAGTTCGCGTGACCAGCAAGAGCTGGGGCGGTCCGGTCAACATCTACGCGCAGGATTACTACAGCATCTTGGGCCTAACGACCGTCGAGTTGGCCGGCAACGCCGCGGACGGCTATCGGGGCGAAGACGTCATGGCAGGCTGTCACTCCGCCAACACTCTCTGCATCGGCGCCTACACGACGACGACGAGCTTCTGGGACACCACGAACACGAAGAATCGCGCGATCTGTACGAAATGGACCTTCGGGTGTGATCGCGAGGAACCGCACCTGACGCTTCACGGCGCAAACGCTACGACGACCCATTGGGATCCTGCCGATGCCGACGGACTTGTCACCGGCTCCGGGACGAGCTTGGCAACCCCCGCCGCGGCCGGCCTCGTGGCTCTGTTGCAGCAGCGGTGGCCAACGCCGTTCCTGAGCTGGCCAGAGGCGGTGCGGGCTACGCTGATGGCGTCCGCGACGATCGACGTCCTCCCCGTGCCTGAGATGCCTGGCAAGACCTACTCGGACTATCTGTGGCCCGACGAACGGGACGGCGCCGGCGTGCCGAACGCGATCCGCGTCGAAAGCATGATGAACAACCTCCGCGTCAGGACTCACACCATAAACAAGACGACGAGCTTCGACGGCAACGGCGAGATGCTCCTCATGCGGGTGTACCTCACGGCCGGCCAGCGGCTCCGGAGCGTGATCTCCTGGGACGCGTGCCCGGATGCCACCGTCGTGGACCCCGCAGCCAACGGCACCCACGCCGACCTTGACCTGCGGATCAGGCGAGTTGGCACCGGAGAGGTGATCCGCGACGCTGCCTCGTATGATGGAAGCTACGAGATCACCGAGTTCGTGGCTCCTACAGCGGACCACTACGACCTGGTGCTTCAGCGCTTCGGCTGGAACGCCTGCGGTGCGCTTCCCGTCGACACCACTTACCTGGGCTTTGCCTATGACGTGCGCTAG